The following nucleotide sequence is from Thermomicrobiales bacterium.
TTATGAGGGGTCCTATGACTCGCGATATTTCGGGCCGATCCCGGCGCAAGGTGTTCTCGGCCTGGCCGAACCGGTTTTCACCTTCAAGCCGTAGCGTCTTCACCATGGCGATGTTCATCGCCGCGGCCGCGGCGGTCGGCACCATTGGATGGAGCGGCGAGGTGCTTTTGCTTCCGGTCGCGTGTCTGTTTCCTGCGCTTTGGGCTTTCTCGCCGTCGCGCCTCGTCGCCGGTCTGGTTTCGATGGCGTATTTCATGGCGGCTTCGCGTGGTTTGCCTGTTGGCGTTTCAATCTTCTACGCGACAGATATGTGGCTAGGTCTCGTGCTTTGGGTCGCGGCGTCTCTTTCATTCGTCTTGGTTCACACCGTACTGTGGTCACCTCGGTCCGGATGGCCCAAAGCCGTTCGTTACGCGGTCGCGGCGATAATGATGAGCGTGCCGCCATTCGGGATCGTCGGGTGGGCCAGCCCGATCACCGCGGCCGGCGTGCTATTTCCAGGATGGGGATGGGTTGGGCTTATTGCGGTCCTCATTTGTCTGTTGGCCATGACGACGCAGGCGTGGACGGTTACGACAATAGTGCTCGCCGGATCATGGGCGCTGTCGGTGATGAACTGGGCGCTAGTCAGCGTTCCAGGCGGTTGGATTGGGATTAACACGGACTTTGAGTATGCGGCGGGCGAGTTCGCGGATTACAATCAGCATGTCGCAACGATTGCCTTGGTGCGTCGAGCGGCTGAGGCCGGTGCAACTCATATCATCTTGCCTGAAAGCGCCCTCGGCATCTGGACGGCGAGCGCGGAACGACTTTGGATGCGCGGCCTGAACGAACTCGATGTAGCAGTCCTCGGCGGCGCGATCGTCGTCGGTGATGACGGTTATGACAATGTGATGGTTACCCTCACCTCTAGAGGAAGCGAGATCGTCTATCGTGAGCGCATGCCGGTGCCGATTTCAATGTGGCGGCCCTGGACCTCCGGTGGTGCTGTCGCGCACTTTTTTGACAATCCAACTGGCAGTTTCTCCGGGAAGTCGATCGCACCGTTGATCTGCTACGAGCAGTTGATCATGTGGCCTGTTCTGCAGTCGATGCTGATATCTCCCGATCTCATCGTTGCAACCGGGAACGGCTGGTGGACTGGGGATACAAACATTGTTTCCATCCAACATGCAGCAGTAGTTGCTTGGGCCCGGCTCTTCGGTCTACCTGTCGTGTCGGCTTTCAACGGCTGACAGAACTGGACCGACAGCAAATTAGACTCGTTTGGTGAAGTCGCCACAGACCCGCACACGGTCCCCGGCGTATTCCACCAGGACATCGAGATGTTCCCCCGGACGATGGGAGCGGACGTTCAGCGCAAGCCTGCCGCCGGAGCCGGTTTCCAGCATCCAGCGCGGCGCCAGGGACAAATCAACCGCGAAATCGTCGAGTGCAGCGGCGGCGGCGACGCTGGGCGGCATCTCTCCGCCTGTCAGGCGGTCGAACCAGGACGGCGGAACAGCGGGTGACGGCCCGATTTCCGGCACATGGTCATCTACTGGCATCCGCCACGTTCTCCTCGTATGCCTCGGCAAAGCCGGCAAGAGACAGGCGCGGCTGACAACGCTCCTCGCATATGCCGCTGTCGATCTCGATGATGTCGTCCGATAAAACCATGCCACCATCGGCGTCGCGGAAGAGTATTTCGAAGCGCAGCACACCTCGGGCGGCATCGTCGTAGAGGTTTCCATAATTCCGGGGCGTGGCGGCGCTCGTGGCCAACATGGTGGCGACAAGATCGGGGCCGAACGTGAAGCGGTAGAGGTCTTCCTCGACATAGAGCCAAGGCTCGAGATAGTGCCAAGACACTTTGGTCGCTGTGGGCGGCAGACGCTCCGGTGTGTCGGAACGCCATTCTTCGTCTCCCAGCCGCACGACCACCGCCACCGGCATGAGCGTGCGCGCCTCATCCGGCTGCCAATGCGGTTCATATCCGATGTCGAGCAATAGCGCGGCGGCGTCCGACGGCCCGGTGAAGGGAAGGCTGACGATGACATAAATGCCGTCGTTCCAGCGTCCGACGGCGCTGCCGGGAAGATAGCCGTCGCTCGACCATCGCATCGCCACCTGTGGCGCCGCATAACCATCGGCAGCCTCACCGAACCACGGGCAAAGTTCGGATGCATAAATCGCGTCAGCACAACTCCATTCGGCGCTGGCCGGAGCCGGGAGCGCAAGGCCAGCCAATAGGGCAAGCAGAACCGCTCTCATGGCCCTGCCTGTGGATGCGGAGCGACGAGGCATTGCCGATTGGCGGACATCGCTTCGAGGGCCTGCTGACGCCGGTCGTGCCTTCCCCGGTGTTCTGCATCCGCAAGCGGGCGACCAGACTGTTTGCACTCGACAGCTATATCTCGAACGACATTCT
It contains:
- a CDS encoding conjugal transfer protein TraB, which produces MAMFIAAAAAVGTIGWSGEVLLLPVACLFPALWAFSPSRLVAGLVSMAYFMAASRGLPVGVSIFYATDMWLGLVLWVAASLSFVLVHTVLWSPRSGWPKAVRYAVAAIMMSVPPFGIVGWASPITAAGVLFPGWGWVGLIAVLICLLAMTTQAWTVTTIVLAGSWALSVMNWALVSVPGGWIGINTDFEYAAGEFADYNQHVATIALVRRAAEAGATHIILPESALGIWTASAERLWMRGLNELDVAVLGGAIVVGDDGYDNVMVTLTSRGSEIVYRERMPVPISMWRPWTSGGAVAHFFDNPTGSFSGKSIAPLICYEQLIMWPVLQSMLISPDLIVATGNGWWTGDTNIVSIQHAAVVAWARLFGLPVVSAFNG